A stretch of the Candidatus Saccharimonadales bacterium genome encodes the following:
- a CDS encoding site-2 protease family protein: MFGEITLLQILIIIGVLLVSMSVHEAMHAFVGLKLGDDTAAEEGRISLNPLKHIDPFMTVLLPAITLILFQAPILAAKPVPFNPDRVKFDEFGAAMIAAAGPLSNLVLAILGAVFAKMVMPGGVLEDITMIFIYLNVSLFVFNLIPIPPLDGSRVLYAFAPEPVQRFMQQIEPYGLFIIFGLILFGDFGPFIYDLVMSVQQLIV, translated from the coding sequence ATGTTTGGCGAAATAACCCTCCTGCAAATCCTCATCATCATCGGTGTACTGCTAGTGTCTATGTCGGTGCACGAAGCTATGCATGCTTTCGTCGGTCTCAAGCTCGGCGATGACACGGCAGCGGAAGAGGGGAGAATCAGCCTTAATCCGCTCAAGCATATCGATCCGTTTATGACGGTGCTACTACCGGCAATTACCTTGATACTGTTCCAGGCGCCGATCCTTGCCGCCAAACCAGTCCCGTTCAACCCCGACAGAGTGAAATTTGATGAATTCGGCGCCGCCATGATTGCCGCGGCCGGACCGCTGTCCAACCTGGTACTAGCAATCCTGGGTGCGGTGTTTGCCAAGATGGTCATGCCAGGGGGCGTCCTCGAAGACATTACCATGATCTTCATATATTTGAATGTCAGCCTGTTCGTCTTTAACCTGATTCCGATACCGCCGCTCGACGGTTCGCGCGTCCTCTATGCCTTTGCACCGGAGCCAGTGCAGCGCTTCATGCAACAGATTGAGCCATATGGACTGTTCATCATCTTTGGCCTGATTTTGTTCGGTGACTTTGGGCCGTTCATCTATGACCTCGTTATGTCGGTGCAGCAGCTCATAGTGTAG